The Candidatus Hydrogenedentota bacterium genome contains the following window.
AGCGCGGTGTGGATGCATCGATTCAGCTACGAGAAGTGGGGTATCATCGGGCGCATCAACCGCATGGCGGGGAAGGAGCTCATCAGCGACCTGTTCGTCACGCTCGAACCGGAAGANNNNNNNNNNNNNNNNNNNNNNNNNNNNNNNNNNNNNNNNNNNNNNNNNNNNNNNNNNNNNNNNNNNNNNNNNNNNNNNNNNNNNNNNNNNNNNNNNNNNCTTGGCGCGTCGCTGCTCACGTGGACGTCGCGGCTAGCCCTGCCGCCGGGCAAGGACACCATCACGCTGACCGGTCACCACTACCACGGGCTCGGCATGCGGTTCGTCGAGTCGATGGACAAGGGCGGCGTGTTCCGGTACAGCGCGGCGCAACCGGGGGAGGTGGTGCGCGGCGACGAGCGGCTGACGCCCGGGCCGTGGTGCGCCTATACGGCGCAGGCGGACGGCAGGACCGTCACCGCAGCCATGTTCGACGACCCGAGAAACCCACGGCCCGCGTTGTGGTTCACGATGCAGACGCCGTTCGCCTATTTGTCCGCGACGGTCAACACGTGGAAGGAACCGCTCGCATTGACCGCCGGACAGGGCGCGGAACTGCGTTATGGGGTGGCGCTCTGGGACGGCGAGCCAAGCGCGGAACAAATCGAAGCTTTGTGCCGCCGGTGGCTGTTGCTGGCCGCCGCGGAGTAGAATCGGCCCTTCAATCATCATCAGCACAGAGGGAACAAGCCATGAAAGAGCACCAAGGACATCTCACTTCCCGGATGGACCGCAGGGCATTCCTGCGCAACGCGACCGCGGCGGCCGTGGCGACGGGCGTGGCGGCGTGCGCCGGCACGCGCGCATTCGCCGCGAACGAGCGGCTCGGCGTCGGAGTCATCGGTGTCGGCGGGCGCGGCAACGGGCATCTCCAGGCCATGAAGCACATCCAGGACAACGACAAGACCGTGCAGATCGTTGCCGTGGCGGACGTCTACCGCCCGCGCCTGGACAGGGCCGCGGCGGCGTACAACGCAAAAGGTTACATGGACCACCGCGAACTGCTGGCGGACCCGAACGTGGATATCGTTTGCATCGCCACGCCCGACCATCACCACGGCTACCAGGCCATAGACGCGGTCCGCGCGGGCAGGCATGTGTACTGCGAGAAGCCGGTGACTCACTGGCGGCAGTTTGAACTCACCAAGCAACTCGCCCAGGAAGTGAAGAAGTCCGGCAAGACGTTCCAGTGCGGCACCCAGGGCATGTCCGATTCCGCGTGGCGGCAGATGGGGCAGCTGGTCCGGGACGGCCTTATCGGGCAGCCGATTCACGCCGAGGCGGGGTTCTTCCGCGTCGGGGACTGGGGCGAACGCGGCATGCCGATCGACGACCCGAATGCGAAGCCGGGCCCGGATTTGAACTGGGAAGCGTTCCTGGGCGACTCGCCGAAGCGCGATTTTGACGTCAGCCGCTTTTTCCGCTGGCGCATGTACGAAGACTACGCGGGCGGCCCCTGCACGGACCTGTTCCCGCACATCCTGACGCCCGTCGTGCACATCATCGGCGCGAAGATGCCGAGCGTCGCCGTGGCTACGGGCGGCAAGTTCCGTTATGAGGAACGCGAAGTGCCCGACACGTTCAACATGCTCGTGGACTATCCCGAGAAGTTCACGATCGCCATTCTCGGCTCGCAGGGCAACGACTACCAGGGCACGGGCCATCGCGGTTCCGGCCAGCGCATCCCCATCGTCCGCGGGTGGGACGGCAGCCTGACCGTGCAGGATGAAGAAATTGTGTTCTTCCCGGCTGAAGGCTCGGACAAGAAAGAGCAGCGT
Protein-coding sequences here:
- a CDS encoding PmoA family protein, whose amino-acid sequence is LGASLLTWTSRLALPPGKDTITLTGHHYHGLGMRFVESMDKGGVFRYSAAQPGEVVRGDERLTPGPWCAYTAQADGRTVTAAMFDDPRNPRPALWFTMQTPFAYLSATVNTWKEPLALTAGQGAELRYGVALWDGEPSAEQIEALCRRWLLLAAAE
- a CDS encoding Gfo/Idh/MocA family oxidoreductase, producing MKEHQGHLTSRMDRRAFLRNATAAAVATGVAACAGTRAFAANERLGVGVIGVGGRGNGHLQAMKHIQDNDKTVQIVAVADVYRPRLDRAAAAYNAKGYMDHRELLADPNVDIVCIATPDHHHGYQAIDAVRAGRHVYCEKPVTHWRQFELTKQLAQEVKKSGKTFQCGTQGMSDSAWRQMGQLVRDGLIGQPIHAEAGFFRVGDWGERGMPIDDPNAKPGPDLNWEAFLGDSPKRDFDVSRFFRWRMYEDYAGGPCTDLFPHILTPVVHIIGAKMPSVAVATGGKFRYEEREVPDTFNMLVDYPEKFTIAILGSQGNDYQGTGHRGSGQRIPIVRGWDGSLTVQDEEIVFFPAEGSDKKEQRFPIEKGENLLHHFQNWIECCRNGSQDTWSPVDMAYHVQTALIMSFLSLREGKVAKFDPATETIML